The following are encoded in a window of Peromyscus leucopus breed LL Stock chromosome X, UCI_PerLeu_2.1, whole genome shotgun sequence genomic DNA:
- the Spaca5 gene encoding sperm acrosome-associated protein 5, producing MQAWSTVVVTLATLMVATVDAKIYERCELARKLEKAGLNGFRGYTVGDWLCVAHYESGFDTSFVDRNPDGSSEYGIFQLNSAWWCNNGVTSTQNLCHMNCNDLLNNHIIDDIACAKHVVSLHKSMNAWDSWSRHCAGHDLSEWLKGCDVHLKTDSSNTEW from the exons ATGCAGGCCTGGAGCACTGTTGTAGTGACCCTGGCCACCCTGATGGTCGCCACTGTGGATGCCAAGATTTATGAACGTTGTGAGCTGGCAAGAAAGCTGGAGAAGGCTGGCCTCAATGGCTTCAGAGGCTACACTGTGGGAGACT GGCTGTGCGTGGCACACTATGAAAGTGGCTTTGATACCTCCTTTGTGGACCGCAATCCAGATGGCAGCAGTGAATATGGCATTTTCCAGCTGAACTCTGCCTGGTGGTGTAACAATGGTGTCACATCCACCCAGAACCTCTGTCACATGAATTGTAATG ACCTGCTCAACAACCATATCATTGATGACATCGCATGTGCCAAGCATGTTGTATCCTTACATAAGAGTATGAATGCCTG GGATTCTTGGAGCCGGCACTGTGCTGGTCATGATTTATCTGAATGGCTCAAGGGGTGTGATGTGCATCTGAAAACTGACTCAAGCAATACTGAGTGGTGA
- the Znf182 gene encoding zinc finger protein 182 isoform X6: protein MTESLGSVSFEDVSVDFTQEEWNQLDPIQRSLYRDVMLENYSHLVSLGYPITKPDVITSLEQGVLGIIKREIPSTSCTEDGQTEDYLEWHQENQNIHPEQTVSIFEKNVTERSYEYDEFVNPLPQNTWVVTSGPTPYMNNSFEESIKDNLGLLNPSSLSFAAQECYECNRCRKLLIPGRHEINDGMKFHDHMYGKDYIYNFVQHDLTQLGDRSYECPECRITLSPSSFLIVHRITHIGEKPYEWAGCREAFNNTAHLSLHQTMHTGDKLFECNECGKSFREESTLHIHQRTHTGEKPYICTECGSAFQEKTNLIIHRRTHKGEKPYKCTDCEKTFNQKAHLNVHQRTHTGEKPFECTDCGKYFREKSTLNIHQRTHTGEKPYVCNECGKAFREKTKLIIHQRTHTGEKPYECSECGRAFNQKAHLSVHQRTHTGEKPFECNECGKAFREKSTLRRHQRIHTGEKPYVCSECGRAFTLKLSLSAHQRIHTGEKTDGCTVCGKVFSRKSYLMLHQRAHTREKFEKSYECNECDKAFFQKSYLIIHQRVHTGEKPYECNMCEKSFSQKSYLIIHQRTHTGEKPYQCDKCSRAFREKSKLTVHQRNHTGEKPYNCSELERNFPDVKAHHGLENVEIRENELKMENLS, encoded by the exons GGATCAGTGTCATTCGAGGATGTGTCTGTGGACTTCACCCAGGAAGAGTGGAATCAACTGGACCCTATTCAGAGGAGCCTATACAGAGATGTGATGCTAGAGAATTATAGCCATCTTGTCTCTTTGG GGTATCCTATTACCAAACCAGATGTAATCACCTCTTTGGAGCAAGGGGTCCTTGGCATCATAAAGAGAGAAATCCCGAGTACAAGTTGCACAG AAGATGGGCAAACTGAAGACTACCTGGAGTGGCATCAGGAAAACCAAAATATACACCCGGAGCAGACTGTATCCATTTTTGAGAAAAATGTGACTGAAAGAAGTTATGAATATGATGAATTTGTAAACCCACTTCCTCAGAACACATGGGTAGTTACTTCAGGACCCACACCCTATATGAATAACTCATTTGAGGAAAGTATTAAAGATAATTTAGGTTTACTCAATCCTAGTAGTTTGAGCTTTGCAGCTCAGGAATGTTATGAATGTAATAGATGTAGGAAATTATTAATTCCTGGCAGACATGAGATAAATGATGGAATGAAATTCCATGACCATATGTATGGtaaagattatatttataattttgttcaaCATGACTTGACTCAACTTGGAGACAGAAGCTATGAATGTCCTGAGTGTAGAATAACCCTCAGCCCAAGTTCATTCCTTATTGTTCATCGGATCACTCACATAGGAGAAAAGCCTTATGAATGGGCAGGATGCAGAGAGGCATTCAACAACACAGCACACCTCAGTCTACATCAAACAATGCACACAGGAGATAAACTCTTTGAgtgtaatgaatgtggtaaaTCCTTCAGAGAGGAATCAACACTGCATATACATCAAAGAACACATACAGGTGAAAAACCATATATATGCACTGAATGTGGCAGTGCAttccaagaaaaaacaaatctcATCATACATCGGAGAACTCACAAAGGAGAAAAACCCTATAAATGTACAGATTGTGAGAAAACCTTCAACCAAAAGGCACATCTAAATGTACatcagagaacacacacaggagagaaaccttttGAATGTACTGATTGTGGCAAGTACTTCAGAGAGAAATCAACACTGAATATACATCAAAGAACCCATACAGGAGAAAAACCATATGTATGCAATGAGTGTGGCAAAGCCTtcagagaaaagacaaaactcaTTATACATCAGAGAactcacacaggagagaaaccctatgaatgttcAGAATGTGGGAGAGCCTTCAACCAAAAGGCACACCTCAGTGTGCatcagagaacacacacaggagagaaaccttttGAATGCAATGAATGTGGCAAAGCTTTCAGAGAAAAATCAACACTGCGTagacatcaaagaattcatacaggagaaaaACCTTATGTGTGTTCAGAATGTGGAAGAGCCTTTACCCTTAAGCTGAGCCTCAGTgctcatcagagaattcatacaggggAAAAAACAGATGGGTGTACAGTATGTGGAAAAGTCTTCTCCCGAAAATCATACCTCATGTTACATCAGAGAGCTCATACaagagaaaaatttgaaaaatcatATGAATGCAATGAATGTGATAAAGCATTTTTCCAGAAATCATATCTCATTATTCATCAGAGAGTCCACACAGGGGAAAAACCCTATGAGTGTAACATGTGTGAGAAATCTTTCTCCCAAAAGTCATATCTCATTATTCATCAAAGAAcccatacaggagagaaaccctatcaatGTGATAAGTGTAGCAGAGCCTTTAGAGAAAAGTCCAAACTCACTGTGCATCAGAGAAatcacacaggagagaaaccctataactGCTCTGAATTGGAAAGAAACTTTCCAGATGTCAAAGCTCATCATGGATTAGAGAATGTAGAGATAAgagaaaatgaattgaaaatggaaaatctgtcataa
- the Znf182 gene encoding zinc finger protein 182 isoform X7: MQLQGSVSFEDVSVDFTQEEWNQLDPIQRSLYRDVMLENYSHLVSLGYPITKPDVITSLEQGVLGIIKREIPSTSCTEDGQTEDYLEWHQENQNIHPEQTVSIFEKNVTERSYEYDEFVNPLPQNTWVVTSGPTPYMNNSFEESIKDNLGLLNPSSLSFAAQECYECNRCRKLLIPGRHEINDGMKFHDHMYGKDYIYNFVQHDLTQLGDRSYECPECRITLSPSSFLIVHRITHIGEKPYEWAGCREAFNNTAHLSLHQTMHTGDKLFECNECGKSFREESTLHIHQRTHTGEKPYICTECGSAFQEKTNLIIHRRTHKGEKPYKCTDCEKTFNQKAHLNVHQRTHTGEKPFECTDCGKYFREKSTLNIHQRTHTGEKPYVCNECGKAFREKTKLIIHQRTHTGEKPYECSECGRAFNQKAHLSVHQRTHTGEKPFECNECGKAFREKSTLRRHQRIHTGEKPYVCSECGRAFTLKLSLSAHQRIHTGEKTDGCTVCGKVFSRKSYLMLHQRAHTREKFEKSYECNECDKAFFQKSYLIIHQRVHTGEKPYECNMCEKSFSQKSYLIIHQRTHTGEKPYQCDKCSRAFREKSKLTVHQRNHTGEKPYNCSELERNFPDVKAHHGLENVEIRENELKMENLS; encoded by the exons ATGCAATTGCAGGGATCAGTGTCATTCGAGGATGTGTCTGTGGACTTCACCCAGGAAGAGTGGAATCAACTGGACCCTATTCAGAGGAGCCTATACAGAGATGTGATGCTAGAGAATTATAGCCATCTTGTCTCTTTGG GGTATCCTATTACCAAACCAGATGTAATCACCTCTTTGGAGCAAGGGGTCCTTGGCATCATAAAGAGAGAAATCCCGAGTACAAGTTGCACAG AAGATGGGCAAACTGAAGACTACCTGGAGTGGCATCAGGAAAACCAAAATATACACCCGGAGCAGACTGTATCCATTTTTGAGAAAAATGTGACTGAAAGAAGTTATGAATATGATGAATTTGTAAACCCACTTCCTCAGAACACATGGGTAGTTACTTCAGGACCCACACCCTATATGAATAACTCATTTGAGGAAAGTATTAAAGATAATTTAGGTTTACTCAATCCTAGTAGTTTGAGCTTTGCAGCTCAGGAATGTTATGAATGTAATAGATGTAGGAAATTATTAATTCCTGGCAGACATGAGATAAATGATGGAATGAAATTCCATGACCATATGTATGGtaaagattatatttataattttgttcaaCATGACTTGACTCAACTTGGAGACAGAAGCTATGAATGTCCTGAGTGTAGAATAACCCTCAGCCCAAGTTCATTCCTTATTGTTCATCGGATCACTCACATAGGAGAAAAGCCTTATGAATGGGCAGGATGCAGAGAGGCATTCAACAACACAGCACACCTCAGTCTACATCAAACAATGCACACAGGAGATAAACTCTTTGAgtgtaatgaatgtggtaaaTCCTTCAGAGAGGAATCAACACTGCATATACATCAAAGAACACATACAGGTGAAAAACCATATATATGCACTGAATGTGGCAGTGCAttccaagaaaaaacaaatctcATCATACATCGGAGAACTCACAAAGGAGAAAAACCCTATAAATGTACAGATTGTGAGAAAACCTTCAACCAAAAGGCACATCTAAATGTACatcagagaacacacacaggagagaaaccttttGAATGTACTGATTGTGGCAAGTACTTCAGAGAGAAATCAACACTGAATATACATCAAAGAACCCATACAGGAGAAAAACCATATGTATGCAATGAGTGTGGCAAAGCCTtcagagaaaagacaaaactcaTTATACATCAGAGAactcacacaggagagaaaccctatgaatgttcAGAATGTGGGAGAGCCTTCAACCAAAAGGCACACCTCAGTGTGCatcagagaacacacacaggagagaaaccttttGAATGCAATGAATGTGGCAAAGCTTTCAGAGAAAAATCAACACTGCGTagacatcaaagaattcatacaggagaaaaACCTTATGTGTGTTCAGAATGTGGAAGAGCCTTTACCCTTAAGCTGAGCCTCAGTgctcatcagagaattcatacaggggAAAAAACAGATGGGTGTACAGTATGTGGAAAAGTCTTCTCCCGAAAATCATACCTCATGTTACATCAGAGAGCTCATACaagagaaaaatttgaaaaatcatATGAATGCAATGAATGTGATAAAGCATTTTTCCAGAAATCATATCTCATTATTCATCAGAGAGTCCACACAGGGGAAAAACCCTATGAGTGTAACATGTGTGAGAAATCTTTCTCCCAAAAGTCATATCTCATTATTCATCAAAGAAcccatacaggagagaaaccctatcaatGTGATAAGTGTAGCAGAGCCTTTAGAGAAAAGTCCAAACTCACTGTGCATCAGAGAAatcacacaggagagaaaccctataactGCTCTGAATTGGAAAGAAACTTTCCAGATGTCAAAGCTCATCATGGATTAGAGAATGTAGAGATAAgagaaaatgaattgaaaatggaaaatctgtcataa